A window of the Kineococcus mangrovi genome harbors these coding sequences:
- a CDS encoding DNA polymerase III subunit alpha, whose product MTTAAPPVDPFPHLHVASGYSLRYGTSTPSALVARAADLGMPVLALTDRDGLYGAVKFVRACGEAGLAPVLGVDLATSPTGLADGLPAWADPSVALRRSSSRTPARGGAVVDLRFPRVTVLALGAEDAGAGRGWAALCRLVSATHLDGVRGVPVSSLELVAGHATARAGGTGARAALAVLLGPGSELGRALLARRDDLAHAVLRRWRDVLPAGSLHVEVVCHHAPPGTAGSVEHAARMLSFARAAGVPAVLTAAARSAGADGGPTADLLDAVRRLVPLDTRYTDRVSGQGHLLPTVDMARTAADVARAAGDPSAAADLLATTAALAARAVQDPAADLGIGRHHLPDAAALGLGPGADQGAVLRARCEGGIGRRYPGADPALEARVLRRLEDELETIDRVGFAGYFLTVADVCDLTREMRVRVAARGSGAGSLVNHLLGISDVEPLGHRLLMERFLNPRRGQLPDIDLDVESARREDVYAAVLDRFGGDRVTCVSMMDTYRVRHAVRDVGAALGLPPVEVDAIATAFPHLRARDARTAIAELPELQRSGLGEERLDAFFDLVERLDGLPRHVALHPCGVVLSNPALMDRTPVEASWKGFPVSQFDKDDVEDMGLLKLDVLGIRMQSAMAYAVREVARVEQTEVDLDDRAQVPLDDPATYTLIRSTRTLGCFQIESPGQRELVGKFGPRTFDDIVVDISLFRPGPVKSDMVTPFLEARQGWTAPQHLDERLRHVLEPTCGVVVFHEQVIELIAALTGHDLALSDEYRRHLGTRRGQEEMEPQFRRRALEHGYPAETVDRVWAVLTAFASFGFCKAHAAAFALPTYQSAWLKTHHPAAFLAGVLTHDPGMYPKRLILDDARNLGIAVLGLDVNASGDTYRVERVDPPAPHAVDDAVEDVADLDPWLGGRGVRNPDGLGDGVADGTGFGIRLSLTDVKGISGAEVARIVAGQPYRSLADLWQRARPSRPTAERLVLAGALDALHGMRPVGRAREAVPRRGRATRRDLLLQVAELDRWSRSAGTAPARVGARQVRGPLEARTLDVRAAAAAQSRAPRPVGESARTVQLALDLGDAPEEVTPGGLPEMTGPERVRAELDVLGLDASAHVVDPYTPLLRALRVTPARDLRSRRSRAELLVAGVKVATQTPPVRSGRRVVFLTLDDTTGPLDATFFEDAQGPYAATVFHSWLLVVRGVLRRTGPRGVSLRATGAWELPALWDAWTAGGIGAVHAVVAAAPDPGYSRAATRGAAASRSSRPVVAAPPTHPREHGPAAGGTVRRRILVHASGFRQSPYADLAPAGEDTRNSRSLARAAAPPSGAVPERKLWHSSSGSSGR is encoded by the coding sequence ATGACCACCGCCGCACCACCCGTGGACCCGTTCCCGCACCTGCACGTCGCCTCCGGCTACTCCCTGCGGTACGGCACCTCCACCCCCTCCGCCCTCGTCGCCCGCGCCGCCGACCTCGGGATGCCGGTCCTGGCCCTGACCGACCGCGACGGCCTGTACGGCGCGGTGAAGTTCGTCCGGGCCTGCGGCGAAGCCGGTCTGGCCCCTGTGCTCGGGGTCGACCTGGCGACCTCCCCGACCGGCCTGGCCGACGGTCTGCCCGCCTGGGCCGACCCCTCGGTCGCGCTGCGGCGCAGCTCGTCCCGCACCCCGGCCCGGGGCGGGGCCGTGGTGGACCTCCGGTTCCCCCGCGTCACCGTCCTGGCCCTCGGGGCCGAGGACGCCGGTGCGGGACGGGGGTGGGCGGCGTTGTGCCGGCTGGTGAGCGCCACCCACCTCGACGGGGTGCGCGGCGTTCCCGTCAGCAGCCTCGAACTCGTCGCCGGCCACGCCACCGCCCGGGCCGGCGGCACCGGGGCCCGGGCGGCGCTGGCGGTCCTGCTGGGGCCGGGCTCCGAACTGGGCCGGGCGCTGCTGGCCCGCCGGGACGACCTCGCCCACGCGGTCCTGCGGCGCTGGCGCGACGTGCTGCCGGCCGGTTCCCTGCACGTCGAGGTGGTCTGCCACCACGCCCCGCCGGGAACGGCCGGCAGCGTCGAGCACGCCGCCCGGATGCTCTCCTTCGCCCGTGCCGCAGGGGTTCCGGCCGTCCTGACGGCCGCCGCCCGGTCGGCCGGTGCGGACGGCGGACCCACGGCCGACCTGCTCGACGCGGTCCGTCGCCTGGTCCCGCTCGACACCCGGTACACCGACCGGGTCAGCGGACAGGGTCACCTCCTGCCCACGGTCGACATGGCCCGCACCGCGGCCGACGTCGCCCGCGCCGCCGGTGACCCGTCCGCGGCCGCGGACCTGCTGGCCACGACCGCGGCCCTCGCCGCGCGGGCCGTGCAGGACCCGGCCGCCGACCTCGGCATCGGCCGGCACCACCTGCCCGACGCCGCGGCGCTCGGGCTGGGACCGGGCGCGGACCAGGGCGCGGTCCTGCGCGCCCGCTGCGAGGGCGGGATCGGCCGCCGGTACCCGGGGGCGGACCCCGCGCTCGAGGCGAGGGTCCTGCGCCGCCTGGAGGACGAGCTCGAGACCATCGACCGGGTCGGGTTCGCCGGCTACTTCCTCACCGTCGCCGACGTCTGCGACCTCACCCGCGAGATGCGCGTCCGGGTCGCCGCGCGCGGCTCGGGGGCGGGCAGCCTCGTCAACCACCTGCTGGGCATCTCCGACGTCGAACCCCTCGGGCACCGGCTGCTCATGGAACGGTTCCTCAACCCGCGGCGCGGGCAGCTGCCCGACATCGACCTCGACGTCGAGTCGGCCCGGCGCGAGGACGTCTACGCGGCGGTCCTGGACCGGTTCGGCGGCGACCGCGTGACGTGCGTGTCGATGATGGACACCTACCGGGTCCGGCACGCCGTGCGGGACGTCGGGGCGGCGCTGGGGCTGCCGCCGGTGGAGGTGGACGCCATCGCCACCGCGTTCCCGCACCTGCGGGCCCGCGACGCACGCACCGCCATCGCCGAACTGCCCGAGCTGCAGCGCAGCGGGCTGGGCGAGGAGCGCCTCGACGCGTTCTTCGACCTCGTCGAACGCCTCGACGGCCTCCCGCGCCACGTCGCCCTGCACCCCTGCGGCGTCGTGCTGTCCAACCCCGCGCTCATGGACCGCACCCCGGTGGAAGCCAGCTGGAAGGGCTTCCCCGTGAGCCAGTTCGACAAGGACGACGTCGAGGACATGGGGCTGCTCAAGCTGGACGTCCTCGGCATCCGGATGCAGTCCGCCATGGCGTACGCGGTGCGGGAGGTCGCCCGGGTCGAGCAGACGGAGGTCGACCTCGACGACCGGGCCCAGGTGCCGCTCGACGACCCGGCGACCTACACGCTGATCCGGTCCACCCGGACCCTCGGCTGCTTCCAGATCGAGTCCCCGGGCCAGCGCGAACTCGTCGGCAAGTTCGGGCCGCGCACCTTCGACGACATCGTCGTCGACATCTCCCTGTTCCGGCCCGGACCGGTCAAGTCGGACATGGTGACCCCCTTCCTGGAGGCCCGGCAGGGCTGGACCGCACCCCAGCACCTCGACGAGCGGCTCCGGCACGTCCTCGAACCCACCTGCGGTGTCGTCGTGTTCCACGAGCAGGTCATCGAGCTCATCGCGGCCTTGACCGGCCACGACCTCGCCCTGTCCGACGAGTACCGGCGCCACCTCGGCACCCGGCGCGGCCAGGAGGAGATGGAGCCGCAGTTCCGCCGCCGGGCCCTCGAGCACGGCTACCCCGCCGAGACGGTGGACCGGGTCTGGGCCGTCCTCACGGCGTTCGCCTCCTTCGGCTTCTGCAAGGCGCACGCCGCGGCCTTCGCCCTGCCGACCTACCAGTCGGCCTGGCTCAAGACCCACCACCCGGCGGCGTTCCTCGCCGGGGTCCTCACCCACGACCCCGGCATGTACCCCAAGCGGTTGATCCTCGACGACGCCCGCAACCTCGGGATCGCCGTGCTCGGCCTGGACGTCAACGCCTCCGGCGACACCTACCGGGTGGAACGGGTCGACCCGCCCGCACCGCACGCCGTCGACGACGCCGTGGAGGACGTCGCGGACCTCGACCCCTGGCTCGGTGGCCGGGGGGTGCGCAACCCCGACGGGCTCGGCGACGGGGTCGCCGACGGGACGGGGTTCGGCATCCGCCTGTCCCTCACCGACGTCAAGGGGATCTCCGGGGCCGAGGTGGCGCGGATCGTCGCCGGGCAGCCCTACCGGTCGCTGGCCGACCTGTGGCAACGCGCCCGCCCGTCCCGCCCCACCGCCGAACGCCTCGTCCTCGCCGGCGCGCTGGACGCCCTGCACGGGATGCGCCCCGTCGGCCGGGCGCGGGAGGCCGTGCCGCGCCGTGGCCGGGCCACCCGGCGGGACCTGCTGCTGCAGGTCGCCGAACTGGACCGCTGGAGCCGCTCCGCCGGGACCGCCCCGGCCCGGGTGGGCGCCCGGCAGGTCCGCGGACCGCTCGAGGCGCGGACCCTCGACGTGCGCGCGGCCGCAGCCGCCCAGTCCCGGGCGCCACGGCCCGTCGGCGAGTCCGCCCGCACGGTGCAGCTGGCCCTGGACCTCGGCGACGCCCCCGAGGAGGTCACGCCCGGCGGGCTGCCCGAGATGACCGGACCGGAACGGGTCCGCGCCGAGCTCGACGTCCTGGGCCTGGACGCCAGCGCCCACGTCGTCGACCCCTACACCCCGCTGCTGCGTGCGCTGCGGGTCACCCCCGCCCGCGACCTGCGGTCCCGGCGCAGCCGCGCGGAACTCCTCGTCGCCGGGGTGAAGGTCGCCACCCAGACCCCGCCCGTCCGATCCGGGCGCCGGGTCGTCTTCCTCACCCTCGACGACACCACCGGCCCCCTGGACGCCACCTTCTTCGAGGACGCCCAGGGGCCCTACGCGGCGACGGTGTTCCACTCCTGGCTGCTCGTGGTGCGGGGCGTCCTGCGGCGGACCGGCCCGCGCGGGGTGTCGCTGCGGGCCACCGGCGCCTGGGAACTGCCGGCCTTGTGGGACGCCTGGACGGCCGGAGGGATCGGGGCCGTCCACGCGGTCGTCGCCGCCGCCCCGGACCCCGGGTACTCCCGCGCCGCGACGCGGGGCGCGGCCGCGAGCCGGTCCAGCCGGCCGGTCGTGGCCGCACCCCCCACGCACCCGCGCGAGCACGGCCCGGCCGCCGGGGGGACGGTCCGGCGGCGCATCCTGGTGCACGCCAGCGGTTTCCGCCAGTCGCCGTACGCCGACCTCGCACCGGCGGGGGAGGACACCCGCAACTCCCGCTCCCTCGCCCGCGCCGCCGCGCCGCCGTCCGGCGCCGTGCCCGAGCGCAAGCTCTGGCACTCCAGCTCCGGCAGCTCGGGGAGGTGA
- a CDS encoding SAV_6107 family HEPN domain-containing protein, which produces MRTTFDVPAGVPRPLTTAALDLLARCEDDLLTALRTDDVAERYVHAHLAALRAGAAIVAVHGRPARGRRSGGPRSVWEMLPALDPSLQEWSDRFAATAATRSAVEAGRTGLVDAAAADDLLAHAERFHRVVEVQLGLSALQPLAG; this is translated from the coding sequence GCGCACCACCTTCGACGTCCCTGCGGGCGTCCCGCGCCCGCTGACGACGGCCGCCCTGGACCTCCTCGCCCGGTGCGAGGACGACCTGCTCACGGCGTTGCGCACGGACGACGTGGCCGAGCGCTACGTCCACGCCCACCTGGCGGCCCTGCGGGCCGGGGCCGCGATCGTCGCGGTGCACGGCCGTCCCGCTCGCGGTCGGCGCAGCGGCGGCCCCCGCAGCGTCTGGGAGATGCTGCCCGCCCTGGACCCGAGCCTGCAGGAGTGGTCCGACCGGTTCGCCGCGACCGCCGCCACCCGGTCGGCGGTCGAGGCCGGCCGCACGGGGCTCGTGGACGCCGCGGCCGCCGACGACCTCCTCGCCCACGCCGAGCGGTTCCACCGCGTCGTGGAGGTCCAGCTCGGGCTCAGCGCCCTCCAGCCGCTCGCCGGCTGA